A genomic segment from Triticum dicoccoides isolate Atlit2015 ecotype Zavitan chromosome 1A, WEW_v2.0, whole genome shotgun sequence encodes:
- the LOC119364551 gene encoding DIBOA-glucoside dioxygenase BX6-like — protein sequence MSTATKGTAGYDRRRELQAFDDTKAGVKGLVDAGVTTILPIFHHPPDSLATSSTATIPVIDLSGRRSEVVGEVRAATETVGFFQVVNHDVPADLLAEMVASVRRFHESPAEAKTPHYTRDLAKKVRFNSNFDLFQSPAANWRDTLFCQAFPDPPEPEELPASMRGVLLEYGDAVRRLAVRVLELVSEAMGLAPDRLEKMGCVDGLSVVSNYYPPCPQPHLTLGTSRHSDPAFLTVLLQDDMSGLQVLVDGGSGGEKRSVWVDVPPVPGALVINVGDLLQLVSNGRLKSVEHRVVANRSRDRARISVAAFFNADLRTTTAVYGPIEEQVSSSAPPLYRSITVGEFLSHYDGKGLDGRPALDHFLLP from the coding sequence ATGTCCACCGCCACTAAAGGTACAGCTGGCTACGACCGCCGCCGGGAGCTTCAGGCGTTCGACGACACCAAGGCCGGCGTCAAGGGCCTTGTCGACGCCGGGGTCACCACCATCCTGCCCATCTTCCACCACCCTCCCGACTCCCTCGCCACTTCCTCCACCGCCACCATCCCGGTCATCGACCTCTCGGGCCGCCGATCCGAAGTGGTCGGCGAGGTGCGGGCGGCGACCGAGACGGTGGGCTTCTTCCAGGTGGTCAACCACGACGTGCCGGCTGACCTCCTTGCTGAGATGGTCGCGTCCGTGCGGCGGTTCCACGAGTCGCCGGCCGAGGCCAAGACGCCGCACTACACCCGGGACCTCGCCAAGAAGGTCCGGTTCAACTCCAACTTCGACCTGTTCCAGTCGCCGGCGGCCAACTGGCGCGACACCCTGTTCTGCCAGGCGTTCCCGGACCCGCCGGAGCCGGAGGAGCTCCCCGCCTCCATGCGGGGCGTCTTGCTCGAGTACGGCGACGCGGTGCGGCGGCTCGCCGTGCGGGTGCTGGAGCTGGTGTCGGAGGCCATGGGGCTGGCGCCGGATCGGCTGGAGAAGATGGGGTGCGTAGATGGCCTGAGCGTGGTGAGCAACTACTACCCGCCGTGCCCGCAGCCGCACCTCACCCTCGGCACCAGCCGGCACTCCGACCCGGCGTTCCTCACCGTGCTCCTCCAGGACGACATGTCCGGCCTCCAGGTGCTCGTCGACGGTGGCAGCGGCGGCGAGAAGCGGTCGGTGTGGGTGGACGTCCCTCCGGTGCCTGGCGCTCTGGTGATCAACGTCGGCGACCTGCTCCAGCTGGTGAGCAACGGGAGGCTGAAGAGCGTGGAGCACCGGGTGGTAGCCAACAGGAGCAGGGACAGGGCAAGGATCTCGGTGGCGGCGTTCTTCAATGCCGACCTGAGGACGACGACGGCGGTGTACGGCCCCATCGAGGAACAGGTGTCCTCGTCGGCGCCGCCGTTGTACAGGAGCATCACGGTGGGGGAGTTCCTCTCTCACTACGACGGCAAAGGCCTCGACGGACGCCCGGCGCTGGACCACTTCCTTCTTCCTTAA
- the LOC119364544 gene encoding F-box/LRR-repeat protein At3g59190-like: MRKKKAAAAPAPVPAAAKTKSAAAVPAAAKKKPLAAKKKAAAAVPAAKKKAAAAAKKRASGGTAGCRPRKRARDDNGDGDLISNLPDAVLCTIISLLPTKDGARTQAIARRWRPLWRSAPLNLDAKNLSTNDFKQPRRRQGRRPSTESIISRILADHPGPARRFDIRLPCISPTKREYAKSVAQIASWFQSRSLDNLEELHIHFPILRLVGPNPLLSSVLRFTSTLVVATVGYCDVSDEIAPSLNFPILKHLTLRYVNISVGSFHGVLSACHVLETLSLDGNSYNGSLHISSRTLRSICFSNCHMGKSELVIEDTPHLERLLCPWLDGEAIRVSRAPKLDILGPLSPCISNIQIANLVFQGLVPTSFNNLICTVKVLALEFSCADLNAVLDVLRFFPCLEKLYVMWNKYLNTEMNNVRHYDPQDPIKCLETHLKTLVLKNYKGDKQDVSFAKFFVLNGKVLNEIKFGVSEKFNEKWVADQHRLLGVESEASPDLEFKHCSYYFRHSDTHDLSIADPFNNSFLAEDDALPVISCSSSSDEDST; this comes from the exons atgaggaagaagaaggcggcggcggcgccggcgcctGTACCCGCGGCTGCCAAGACGAAATCGGCGGCAGCGGTGCCCGCGGCTGCTAAGAAGAAGCCCCTGGCGGCCAAGAAGAAAGCGGCAGCGGCCGTACCCGCGGCcaagaagaaggcggcggcggcggccaagaaGCGCGCATCCGGTGGAACGGCCGGGTGCAGGCCACGGAAACGGGCACGGGATGACAACGGCGACGGCGATCTCATCAGCAACCTTCCGGACGCCGTCCTCTGcaccatcatctccctcctccccacCAAGGACGGCGCTCGCACGCAGGCCATCGCCCGCcgatggcgccccctctggcgctccgCGCCTCTCAACCTCGACGCCAAGAACCTCAGCACCAATGATTTCAAGCAGCCGCGCCGCCGCCAAGGGCGTCGACCGTCGACGGAATCCATCATCTCCAGGATCCTCGCCGACCATCCTGGCCCTGCCCGTCGCTTCGACATCCGATTACCCTGCATCTCCCCAACAAAAAGAGAGTACGCCAAGAGTGTTGCTCAGATCGCGAGCTGGTTCCAGTCTCGGAGCCTCGACAACCTTGAGGAGCTCCATATCCACTTCCCAATCTTGCGACTAGTAGGTCCGAACCCCCTGCTCTCATCTGTGCTCCGCTTCACATCAACTCTTGTCGTGGCCACTGTTGGCTACTGCGATGTCTCAGATGAGATCGCTCCTTCATTGAATTTCCCCATCCTCAAGCATCTCACTCTGCGTTACGTTAACATCTCCGTGGGTTCATTCCATGGTGTTCTTTCCGCCTGCCATGTGTTGGAGACCCTATCTCTGGATGGAAATTCTTATAATGGCTCCCTCCACATTAGCTCGCGAACTCTTAGGAGCATCTGCTTCAGTAATTGTCATATGGGTAAAAGCGAATTGGTTATTGAGGACACCCCTCACCTTGAAAGGCTGCTTTGTCCATGGTTGGACGGCGAGGCTATCCGGGTAAGCAGGGCACCTAAActggacatattgggccctttgtcACCTTGCATCTCCAATATTCAGATTGCAAACCTAGTCTTTCAG GGGTTGGTTCCAACCAGCTTCAACAATTTGATATGCACAGTGAAGGTTCTGGCTCTCGAGTTTTCTTGCGCTGATTTGAATGCGGTTCTTGACGTCCTCAGGTTCTTCCCCTGCTTGGAAAAGCTTTATGTTATG TGGAACAAATACTTAAACACAGAGATGAACAATGTGCGTCATTATGACCCACAAGATCCAATCAAATGCCTTGAGACCCATCTCAAAACACTAGTCTTGAAGAATTACAAAGGCGACAAGCAAGATGTTAGCTTTGCCAAGTTCTTTGTTCTGAATGGGAAAGTGCTAAATGAGATCAAATTTGGCGTGAGTGAGAAGTTCAACGAGAAATGGGTGGCTGATCAACACAGGCTGCTAGGAGTGGAAAGTGAAGCTTCTCCAGACCTTGAGTTTAAACATTGTTCATACTATTTTCGCCATTCAGATACCCATGACTTGTCAATTGCCGATCCCTTCAACAACTCTTTTCTAGCTGAAGATGATGCCCTTCCAGTGATATCATGTTCTTCCAGTTCTGACGAGGATAGCACCTGA